The genome window TCCAGCCAAGTTCATTCATTCTGGAATAAACACGTGTTCCACGCGAGGGACGTTCTTCTGCTGATGCGACACAACGCACAAGTAGACGAGGAAGAGGAGGCACAGCAGTGCCGTGGCTGTGAGGAAGACAAGGAGCCCAGCAAAGAGAGAAGGTTTTAGAGGTAGCTGGATCAGCTTCCCTTCTGCTGGAATCATGTTGGTGAGGCTTAACATGTAACCGAGTGACCACCCTATGCTGCTGTTACCAACCTGAAATGAAGACAGAAGATTCCTATTCCCATGGAATTTTCACTCAAAGACTCCAAGAGCTCAACTGCTGTTAATGGCAACTGTCCTTTAAATTAGCAAGGAGAAATCTTTAGTGGAATATGCAAAGAAGATACAGAGCCATTTTAAATTACCCTTTTTCTGTAGTTCCAGAAGATGGTAATAAAATTGTTCACTGGGCTAAAAAAGCGAGACACAGGTATTGGAGGGGTACAGAGATGTGTGGTGTATATGCAGGCAGCCAGTTATGcaattttaaacaaacaaatagaAAACCCCATGACTACTATGCCAATTCCTAAAATTAGCCCCTCACCTTAGCCAAATCCCATGATGTCATTTGAGttcaagcaaacaaaaaaaccccacaaggaGTCTCACCAACATGGACAAAGAGGAACTGAGGATAAAGTCCCCAAAACAGGAACTCTATTTATCGTCTTTTGTTCCATGTTTGGTTTTGTGCCTGCAAATGAACCAAAACTAGGCTCTTCcgttttaaaaataaacataaattaaaaactaCTTCAAAATGGATGAAGTAACAGCCAAAGGAGTATGTTTGTATTTGCTCCATGGTCCTCCTGCTTTGCTGTCTTTCCCCACTTCTAGTTTTAGCAACAGAGCTTACTAGTTTTCCACTGTCCTTTTCATTAAGTCATTGTCCTGCCACTTGATAAACAAAGGATCAAAAGGTAAAGTGTCCTCTGTCCTCCTCTCATCATGAGGTTTAAAACTTATAATTTTTGCAAATCATGTAGCTCTGGATCTCACCCAGATCTTAGCGTTAGGCCAAGGTTCTTTTCATTGGTTGTGTTCActaattaaaaggaaatatatGTCCTAGCATagacaaaaaacccaccctccAGTCATAGTAAGATTGTGCTGTTATCTCTAGGGTAGCATAGCTGATCAGCCAACATTAGATCTTACTGTTTTAGTAGGGGCAGATCTAATAAAGAGAATGTAGTTTTGCCTTTTGGAGTTTCATGATTACTCGAGTGTAAAATCTAGGCAACAAAggtattaattttaaataagccttttggggttttgtttttctcagtatttttataGTCTTGgctaaatagaaagaaaaaaaaaaaaccaaaacaagaaaatgttgttttttctgGCTGCTCCTATCTGCTGGGGAcaatacaatatatatttaaatatcaaGACAAATCCATACCCACCCCCTGCCCAGTGGAGATTAAGATCTCAAAGTACTCTATGCTGTTTTCCTGGTGGAACAGCTCAACTTTGGACACTCCTCCAGAGCTGCTAATGACTGTCCACCAGAGGTCAAAATAAGGCAAGAAAATGCTACTTGAGTCCTTAGTGCACGAGGAATAGATATGACTGTTCAGAAAACATTGCTTTTGATTACTCATTCACAGCTtgccagcatctcctgcatCTAAGGGGATTTAAGCATACAACATGAAGATCTACAGCCTATTCTTTTGTTGGCTTTGCAAGCAAGTGCTGAAGCATTTCCAAACTATATGGACATTAGGAGACAGTCTGGCATAGGATTTTAGAGTAAGgctttgtgcagcagcagagaggaaaataaaggcatttaTGACACAGATATTGTaactcctctctctctgtcaaCTGAAAGGCAGTACCCCATCAAAATACATTCTTATTCCAGAGAGCCAGATTATGGCACAGATGGATGAGCTGGGTGAGGATGAAAACTGTCCTTGTTGCTTCATCACCACTCACTGACTCCAAGCCTCTTTGCCAGTTCCTCCAGGGCTTTGCCAGGAGACTGCAAAGCACAGTTCTgctctccagctcagcagggttGGCTCAAACTGACCTTGACTGGTGAGGTGTTTTAGGCAGATTACTGCCTGGAGCAAAATACTGTGGAAATGTTTAAAACACAAGTGTTTGATCTTCACTTAAAGCTCTTAAAAGAATGTATGTAGTATCTCCAAGTAACGCTGAGACCCCTGAAAACAGGCTGAGATTGCTCCTGAGGTTTGAAAAGTGCTTTGTCTTATGCCAAACATTTGACAGTCATTTACCAAGGCTGTTTACAACCATTCTGTTTTTGCAGGCTGCTGCATCCTCTGTCTCCTCCTCAAACTCATTGGATTAAAATGACAGtaatagaaaattattattcCTCACCTCCTTTTGAAAATGTATCTGTGGCCAAGTTTCTGCATTGAAGTTGTAACCATGTACAAGCAAGTAATAAATGAAATTGGCTGAGAAACAGTAGGATCTAGCATATATTTCTTCAAATTTAGGCAGCATAAACTGGAGCTGAAagcaaaagggtttttttaaaaaaacatgttaATATGGAAAAACCAAATGCTTTGGGTTTTGTAACTAGAAAATATTTGGGTTCTAATTAGAAGTTAGtaacatttttcagaaataccaAGTAAAGACGTAGACAACTAGAAAGAGAGATTCAGAAAGACTCTAAAAGTGACATAGCTTATGTAgtaaacaatgaaaataaacataaaactGTACATTGAAGATTGAGGATGTTATGGTTTCTAAAATGTCCATGTCATCTCTACAGTGTGGTTAGAActtgaaatgaaattttgaaacCTATTCCAAGTGTTAGGCATGACAGAAATACTACATGGTTTGAAGCACAGTGGAAAAACAAATGCTGGATTGATACACACCTTCTGAAAGGTTCTGAACACATAGCTGGTccatattatttttatatccctcttttagaagtttaaaatggaaaagaaaaatcccaacaacaccaaaaacaaaccaactaaccaaccaaccaaccaaccaaccaaccaaccaacccacttacctgtgcccagctctgtgaaCAGAAAAACCACATACTTGAATTGAAGTCATCTAGGGAAAATTGCCCAGATAAATTCAAAGCATGAATTGTATAGTAGAATCCAGAGAAAGCCTATAGAAAAGGAGTGGATGACAGGTTATTTTCAGAACTACAGAAATCAAGAGCAAGCAAGCTTAGAAAGAAGGACACTATTTGCAAACCTACCACAAAATTCCCTTCAACTTTTGGCTGATGTATTCCATTAAATGGACAGTCCTCTCTGTCTCTGCAAGCAGTGAGGTTAAACAATAAAGAAACCATCTCCTGGCACAGACCTGGGTCTCCTGTTCCATGGAAATTCACAGGCTGGTTTGGGTAGTAATTTGCTGGTCTCAGAGACTGTGTACAAAGGCTGCCAAAGAAGTCCTTCATGGTTAATGCTGTGTTATAGTTTTGAGGGTAACAGGGATTATCCACATTGGCACTGGTCTTTGATTTCTGGGGGGGAAAAgaatcaaacaaaaacaaacaagaaaacccaaacaataaaTACTAGTCAAAAGTAAGAAAGACCTAATTTGGCATGAGCTACAGGAATCTTTTTGAACTGCAGATGCATGTATTTTTGTTCACTGACATGACTGGTCAGCACAACACTGCTGATCAGTATAATTCATAGAAACTCTTTTCTCCAGAAGTCGTTTGCAAGAtcaacaaaatatttacaaggCCTTTTGGTCAAATGGCACAGAACTCTTGCtaatttttaacaaatatgAAGTTCTTTGTATGAAACCTAAGTGTGTTTGGCCACAacaaagcacagctgagctctTACTGGGGTCTCCAGACTCCAGCAAAGGGAAGAGAACACAAGCCTAAGATGCTGCCCAGACAGTCACTGAACACTTGCAAGAGCAATATAGCAAAGAGTCTTAAACAGACCTGGAGCAGCAATGCTAAAAGCCTTTTCTCAGCTTCATCTCTCCCAAAGCACTGGTAGCTGTGAGTGTAGACATTGTAGTTGTAACCATACAACTTCACTTGCAAGGTGCTGTTGAGATGCTCCTCGGGGTCCTTGGGGATAAATGAAATTTGAGTGGAAGCTCCTCCAAGGTCCAGTGCACCCATGGTCTCTTTTCTGTAAGGATGGACCCATGTCCTCCAAAGGTTTCTCtacatgcaaaattaaaaacaaggcAAATTAGAAATATCATCTGCTTGTTCTCCCCACAAGCTTTTCTACTCTTTACTTCTTGAAACTTCCCCCCCTTCTTTGTCCTAcactctttcaaaaaaaaaataactatGAGGAAAAGGTGCAGATGTTTTTATGTAAGAGGGATGTACTTTCAGAGAGTAAAATGATCTTGAAAGATAGAAGAACTAATGCAGCATAGTGTTCCATTCAATAGGACAGCACAATGACCAAAGCATAGGACTAGCCAGAGCAGTGTCTGTCCTAGAATGTAGGGAACTGAAGTTCAGATAACCAGGAGAACTTGAACAAATCTGGATGGAAATGGTATCAAGATTTGCTTATTTCAAGgcaagaagaaatattaaaggAATAGAATACTAAGAGAtcacagagagacagagagtgaaaagagactgaaaatagagagaaaaatgcaaaatagtCAGATGAAAGCTCCATCAAATTCAGAAGAACAAGGACCCTTAATCTGCACATTTCCTCCACTGAAACTGCAGTCTGATCCATTCAGATGGCATTTTTCCCTACTACCCAAAATATTCCCCAAATTCTGTATTTGATCTACATAGTCACAGTGCCAAATATAGATTTTCCATGATTATCTATTTCAATATTTACCCAATGAGCATGATGAGATGAATGCATACACAAGAAGGGAAACTATGGAATTTATGGGCTAGCAAATACACTCACAATAAAATTCTACAGTGAAAAATTCCCATAAAGAACCCCTCACTGAATTTGACTCTCAGCCTGTTGTCACAAGAAAGGTcagaatttctctcttctacTAGTGATATTCCACATATATTTCTTCACAGAACTCTCTAGACTAAAATGGTTTCACAGCATCTAGCAGTCCATTTTTATGAACTTGCCATATGGAATTTGATATTTGGATGATTAAAATTCATGTGGTAGACGACTGACACTGCCTTGAACTTCATCATGTCATTTTTGTGGCATGAAATGCACACAACAAGAAAAATTCCTACAGAATGTGTAATTCCAAAACTTGTTTTCTTAACGTTGCAAGTCACCAGCACATTCACCATGAGCTATTACAGCAACAGCACCAACAAGTAATTCCTTCTTATTTAATGGCCATGATCTGATAGGAACCATTCAGTCAGGACAGCTAGCAGTAACCAACAGTACTGGtttcaattaaattaaattaatttcatttctggTAAAATAATCTGGCAGAAGTGCTGTCaaagctgagggcagcacaCTCCTGCCACAAATGCAGATGAGTGATTGCAGATCATCTTGGTACAGCTTTTACTCTGAATGAAATCACACTGAATACCTGCACCAAAAAGGGATCTTCCAACACATCTGactccctctctgctctgaggCTCCTGCCTGGTCCTATGCCAAGTTCAAGAACAGCATGAGTGTGTTTATATTGGTATCACTTGGTCTGCACAGGACAGTGTGTTGCAGTCTACTGCTGGTAGCCTGCAGCATGTCAGCAGTCTTGGAAGGAGCTGTGTATGAATGATTTCTGGCTCAGCTGAGGCATATTTGACCACCTTCAGTGCTTCAAACAGTCTTGTCTGCTTATGACAAGTAAGCCAACACTGCCAAGCAATTTGGAGACCCCTAAGCCGAGCAGGTCCTtcaccagcagggacagcaaataagcagaagaaaagatcTTCAGTTGGCACCACTGTCGAGACAATCAACACCTGTCACACTAAACATACCAATGCATCTAAGAGTGATCTCACCTTTTGGTTTTAGGTAAGACGCTCAATGTCGTTTAGAGGAGAGCTTTTTTGTGGATCAATGATTTTACCTTTGCCATATCCCATTCCCATAACAACATATTCTTTATGATTTGTGTTTGTCCTATGACTGCCACAAAAGGACCCTGCTAGAGACTTAGGGAAAAACAGAAGTTGCAACTATGACATTTTAACAGGCATGTCCTCTCAAACTTCTCATTTATAAGAGAGAAACATTTATTCTCATTTATAAGAGAGAAACAGTGCAAAGAAAAGCATGCAGTTTTTTCCACACACCTCTAAGAAATTGCCCATTAAATAGTTGGCTGTTATCCATCCATACACCCCTTCCTCTGGCCCAGTTATGATCTGCGCACCCCTAAATTCAAAAGGTTGTGCTCTGAAGTAGCTTTGAATGCTTGCAAGGACTTCATTGGCTGCCGATTCATTTTGCAACCTAAGCAATTCACAAAACATGAGACACTGAGCATCTGGAAAGGCAATTTCATGTTTATTGTTCACTGACTAGCAATTCAAGAAAACTCCTACAATCACCTAATAAATGAAATAGACATTATTTCCCTAAAGGGGAAGCTTAGGAGAGGGAACAGCCAGTATCCAGCATTGTTTCAGCAAGCAACTCCCTCAGTATGTACCAACTCCATTCTTTATCATGCAAGTTcatgggtgggtttttttctctttatatattctttattctttgtGAACTGAGTGTTTATATGACAGCTTCTGGTTAAAACAGTCCTGGAAtctctcttccagctctgtTTAGCCACAGAACAAATATAATAAAGCCAGTTTGTGCTAGGGCTAAAGCTACAGACAGACCCCAAAAGCCATATCACTTCAGATCACATCCATACTCAGAATGCAGTGCCTAGCTTCCATCTGCCTTTGCTGCCCATGGATGTGCACAAACATTATCTGTTTACATAACACTGTATTTTATGACAgatgtgaaagagaaaattaaactcTTGCCTTCTCCAAAATAAAGCAAGTTTCTTTTCCATACAGCATAACAGAGTGGTTTTATGCAGACACGCTTTCCCTCTCAGAAAagtttattaaattaaattggCTGGGCTCCATTTCCTTTTGAGATGGCCAATTTCCAGTGGGTAAAAATGCATCCAGTACATTTTTCACGTTCTGTTTTCACAGACTGCTCTGCTAGTATGCATACAGAGCAGTTCAAGTTTCTGCCATACCTCAGCAGTCTCATGCCAGCTGTAGCCCCCAGATAAACAGAAGTGTTTTTATGCAGATGAACTGGTATTCTCTCCTTCACTTTATTCAGACAGTCATCAAGAGGCTTGGCAAGAGCTCCAGGGCTACTCCCATAGCTGGATATACCAGGGCCTAAAAGAGAACAAGGAGATTGATTTCATCCTGCTTTGCCAACTACAAATTAGCCCAATTAGTAAACGGGTGTTAAGAGAAAGACATTTCCCCCTTGCACCCCCCACCATAACTGCAAACAAGGGTAGGATGGCTGAAAATTAGGAGTGCTTATGGAATGAACAATGTGGTGCCTGTGCATTTCAAGATGCACAGAAATGGCTCTTGAATTCATAGAGGTACAAGTCTGCTGTGGTGCATGAACTAGTGAACAGCTTTCCAAATTTCCAAAGCCTTCAAAGAGCAGGAATGAGAGCCACATCATGCTGCACAAGGCATAGCTATTTGAACTATTAACATCAAAGTGCTGCCTCGCTCAACACTCCAAGGACCATCAGGATCTTGACTTGTTCAGGCTCAAATTGGGTGTAAATGAAATTCCTTACTGAAATTCCCTAGCTGAGGAAGTTCCACGGAGAACAAGTGCCAGAACTCCATCTGCCTCTGTAACAGCCATGTCTTGCACAACCTGGTCCCAAGCTAAGCAAAAGGTGGCTTTCCTTCTTAattcttaatttaatttcttagtTGAAAAGAGAAACCATTTATGTTCAGTCACATTGCATTgacagaacagaagaaaaaaaatatgtaagcCTTTACAGATTCCACACTCCAAAGCTCCTGTTTTGACTGTGTGAATTTCAACATAAACACTACCATGTCACCATTAGATGTTCACAGCCCTGGTTTTGAAATAAGACTTTCTGAAAGTCTTAAGTCTGGCACAAACAGACCTGAAACTGGAAGGAAAGCTACTcccagaggaaaacagagcagcaacatcctcagcagctgccattGCCTCATGTTCCTTTGGTGGCTGCAAATTCCCATCTTCCAGTGTTCAGACAGAGCAGGTCACAAGGCAATGACCATGTTCTTCTGGACAACTGCCTGCTTTGCCAATGCTTAGAGCCTTATCAGGATAGATTAACTGCACTATAGAGTAAGGATTTTGATTTGGGGCTGGTTCCTATACACAAAGGCAGAGGTACTTAATAAAGGCAGAAATGAAGTCATAAAACCACCACAAAACTCACACAGCAGTTGATGACTTGACCTTCAAGTTCAGTAGGTGTgtgaaaatctgctttttattaTGCCCGGAGCTATCCCCTGTTTAAGTGCTTAAGACTGTGGTTGGAGGGTCACTAAAGAAACACTGACAGAGGTGTTCACCACTGTcacccacagctcagctggggacATCTCCCAGGAACCAGCCCTCTGTCTCCTCCAGTGCAGAGTTATCCAAGACTAGAAGACTGAGCCCCGGTGATTCTGTACACTCAGGGATGTGGGAGTACTTGGCTGCTCATGGCTAAGGCCATGAACCTAGAGAGTTCACAGCAACTTGGACTCCTCTGTTTTGTAATTTATTTGCATTCCCCAAAGGTAAAACAAAATCTAAATCAATTCAAGAAAATTCACAAGGcactgctgttttgttttgggttttttgagaaGAAGAACAATGCAGTTTCTCTGTGCATTTTTCCCAAACCAGAATTCCTAAAGGCAAACATTCCTAATGAGTCAAGACATGAGTTAGCAGTGTACCCCTCCCCTCAGCAGGGTGGCCACCATTCCAGCAGTTTGTAAGGACATTTCATCATTAGAGACATGACAGTGCATTACTCCTGTTCATGTTACacttgctttcctttccttgttctAGAATTGTTGAGAATGTCCACACACATATTTAACAATGAAGATAAAAATGCTGGTGCTGCTAAGAAACCATTGCCTTCCATTCCCTGTTACTCATGGGCCTCTGTGGCTACATCTCCAGCATCTATTTCCAGACACAAAGAGGGATGTAAGACTTTGCAAGATCATGActgagacagaaggaaaatactgaaaacactTTCTTTGAACACTGCAGTTATTatcaaagaacagaaaacctgatttccctcccctccctggccaTCTGTCTTCACAAAATGTGTGGCATATCCATAACTTTGAAAGCTGGGTCAGATGTCACTGAAGTTGACTAAGAGTTTCTATGAAGGAATCCACAACCACCTAACCATACTGGAGTGTGATCAGAAGTCAGCCTagtccatctgtctgtctgtgagGAATCAATTCAAAACCTCAGAAAAAAGACAGGGCAGGTAGCCAGTGGTACCTGTGGGACATCTTTAGCTGTGCACAGACACAGGTCTTCCTGAGACAGAGGCCACAGCTacatatttaataaaacaatGACGTCCTGTCAGAAATAGTTCTGCCAATTTAGCTATTTTACTCAGTATTACTCAAATTACTACTAGTTCTGTAATGTGGAGAAGCTTAATTAAACTAACACCTAACAAGAGATAGATTCCCATTCCTCTAAAACTCCTTTTATTCcaagctatttttaaatatatataatacttTTATTCTGAAAGAAACGCAAGGACTGAACATTTACGGGTCCTGACTGTCTTTAGATTGAATCCTGTCTGCACCAATCATGCACTGCCATGAGTAAATCAAATTTTGCCacaatttcctttctctggtgCAATGATTAGAGCAGCTTATTGTATCAGTGGAAAAGAACTAATGCTGACAGATACAGACACAGTcttgatgggaagggaagggaatggaagggaagggaaataaaCAGTACAAGCAAGGCTAAAAACAAGTAAGGAACTTTCCTTTGAGCTCACCTTTCACATTGCACTTGAAGGTTTGGCTCACTACTCCcgtgttgttttctttttctgccgGCCACTCATAGACATAGACTGTAGTCCGAGAGGATCCAGCATCAAGGACTATTCCATACTGGGGATTAAGAAAGAATACATTAGATGAAGAAACAAACAATGACAGCTTAAATGCCCAtgtgcagctgcactgcacCAGCAGACATTTAGAAAATGCATGCACAGTGTATTATTTACAAGAGAGATTAATTTGAGTGTCAGGCGCTTAGGCATGAATCCAACAGCCAAGCACAGAATGAACCTGGCTGCAAACCAAGGAACATGATACATATCTTCAATAATTAATTCAGTGGGGATGGAGAATGCTCATCTCCTTTCAGCATCAGGTTCAAAACCCACATTGACATATAGATAACACTGTGTTAAGGCCTGATTTTGGAGCAGGTTCATTTCCCCTTTATCCCAGTCC of Molothrus ater isolate BHLD 08-10-18 breed brown headed cowbird chromosome 1, BPBGC_Mater_1.1, whole genome shotgun sequence contains these proteins:
- the ENTPD3 gene encoding LOW QUALITY PROTEIN: ectonucleoside triphosphate diphosphohydrolase 3 (The sequence of the model RefSeq protein was modified relative to this genomic sequence to represent the inferred CDS: inserted 2 bases in 1 codon) → MNKQKPAPLVDTXTLHVWQKRPAALSGAAWPRCVPGRDCGCVAGAQGSVGMLTRTPSVVAQVFLLLSVVLVIAIAVIQINQQQILSPGLKYGIVLDAGSSRTTVYVYEWPAEKENNTGVVSQTFKCNVKGPGISSYGSSPGALAKPLDDCLNKVKERIPVHLHKNTSVYLGATAGMRLLRLQNESAANEVLASIQSYFRAQPFEFRGAQIITGPEEGVYGWITANYLMGNFLERNLWRTWVHPYRKETMGALDLGGASTQISFIPKDPEEHLNSTLQVKLYGYNYNVYTHSYQCFGRDEAEKRLLALLLQKSKTSANVDNPCYPQNYNTALTMKDFFGSLCTQSLRPANYYPNQPVNFHGTGDPGLCQEMVSLLFNLTACRDREDCPFNGIHQPKVEGNFVAFSGFYYTIHALNLSGQFSLDDFNSSMWFFCSQSWAQLQFMLPKFEEIYARSYCFSANFIYYLLVHGYNFNAETWPQIHFQKEVGNSSIGWSLGYMLSLTNMIPAEGKLIQLPLKPSLFAGLLVFLTATALLCLLFLVYLCVVSHQQKNVPRVEHVFIPE